From the genome of Terriglobales bacterium:
GCGTACGCGCTGAGCGAGGCCGATTTCGCGCTCTGGCTGGCGGGCGAGGGCGAGTGGCGCATGCGGCTGGAAGCGCGGCCCATCCGCACCGACGCGAACCTGAGCGACACCGGGACCATCCGGGTGGAGGGTGCGGCGACGCGCGCGGCCACGCTGCGCGACACCGCCGTCCGCTTCGACTACGAGTGGGAGAAGGCGCAACTCGGGAACCTGAGCCAGCTGGTCCGCGGGCGCGACCTGGGATGGCGGGGGTCGCTGACCATCAATGGCTCGCTGGCAGGGACGCCGCGCGAGCTGCTGCTGAGCGCGCAGGCGGGGCTGCGCGACTTTCGGCGGTACGACATCCTGGCGGGCGACGAGCTCAACGCCGACCTGCGGTGTTCGGCGCGCTACCTGGGCGATACGCAGACGCTCGCGGCCATCGATTGCCGGCTGCCGGTGAGCAACGGCGAGGTGGCGGCGCGCGGGATGGTGTCCGGCCTGCTCGGCCCGCGGACGTGGGAGCTGAGCGTGGCGGCGACTTCGGTGCCGGCGTCGGAGGTGTTGCGGCTGGCGCGCCACATGAAGAAGGACATGGGCGACTTGAGCGCCAGCGGCACCGTGGATGCCGCGTTCAGTTATCGCCCGCTGGGGGGCGGGCACGCGTGGAGCGGCGGCGGCGCGACCTCGGTGGTGCGCTTCAGCGGCAAGCCGCTGCCGACGCCGTTCGAGGTCGCTCCCATACGGTTCGCGCTCGCGCCGGTGCCCGATCCGTTGTTCCATACGCCGGCGTCTCCGTTCCGGCGCAAGGCGCTTCCGCAAGAGGGGCCGACGGTCACGCGCCTGACGGTGCAGCCGATCAACGTTTCGCTGGGCGGCGCGATGCCCGCGGCCATCGAGGCGCGCTTCGACCGCGAGGCGTTCCAGATGACGGTGCGCGGGGACGCGGAACTGGGGCGCGCGACGGTGATCGCGGCGGCGTTCGGGCTGCGTCCGCCGCAGACCGGGGCGACCGGCAGCGCGCGGCTCGACCTGGCGCTCAACGGCGACTGGAGCGGGTTCGCTCCGCCCTCGGCCACCGGCAGCGTGCAGTTGCGGAACGTGAGCGCGGAGATCAAGGGACTGAACGCGCCGGTCGAGATCACCAGCGGCGCGCTGACGCTCTCGCCGGCCGGGATCGACGTCGCGAACCTGAATGCGCGCTTCGCGAACGGCGTGGCGCTGCAAGGCTCGCTGCACCTGCCGCGCGGCTGCTCGACCCTGCTGAATTGCCCGGTGCGCTTCGCCTTCACCGCACCCGCGCTCAACCTCGACGAGCTGAACCGCCTGCTGAACCCGCGCTTCCACGCGCAGCCCTGGTACCACTTCTTCGTCGGGAGCACGCAGACCACCGGCATGAAGCGCCTGGAAGCCGAAGGGACACTGGCGACGCCGCGGCTGGTCATCAAGTCCGCGACCGTGAACCGGTTCGCGTGCAGCGTGAAGTTCTCCGGCGGCAAGCTGTGGCTGAAGGACGCGACTGGCGAGCTCTATGGCGGCAGGCACAAGGGCGAGTGGACCGCGGACTTCAGCGGCAACACTCCGGTGTACGAGGGCAAGGGCACGCTGGAGCGCGTGGACGTGGCGCAGCTTGCGACCGCGATGCGCGACAACTGGGGCGCGGGGCTGGTGTGGGGCGAGTACGTCTTCTCGGCGAGCGGCGACACCGCGACGGAGCTGGGGACGTCGGCGGTGGGCGAGCTGCGCTTCGACTGGCGCAACGGGATGCTGCGGCACGTCGGGCTGCATACCGCAGCGCCGCTGCGCATCCGGAAGTTCGCCGGCACGGTGGCGCTGCGCGAGGCACGGCTGGTGTTCGACGCGGGCAGAATGGAGACGCCCGAGGGCATCTACACCGTGAGCGGTTCGAGCACGTTCGCGCGCGCGCTGGACTTCAAGGTGGAAGGCGCGACGCGCAGCTACGTGGTCGGCGGGACGCTGGAGCGCCCGCGCGTGACGACGCCGCCGCCAACGGAGGCGGTACTGAAGCAGTGACGACTTTCCCCGCCAACGCAATCTCTGGCCGGCGGCCGGCGGCTTGCGGCGGGCCGCGAAGAGTCCAGGGCCCGCGGCGAGCAGCCGGCTGCCCGCTCCCAGCCCTCGTTGCGGTCCTCATCGTTCTCATCAGCGGTTCGCGGGCCCCCGCACAGACCGCGGGGGGTTCCGCGGATTCCCTGCAGAAGAAGGTCGACTACCTGATCGCGAACGGCGAGCGGGAGAAGCCGGACCCGCGCCCGACGGTGCTGACCGACCCGGAAGTGGACGCGTACATGAACTCGGGCCGGCTGAAGATACCCGACGGCATCTCCGACATCCACCTCGTCACCACGGTGGGCGAGGCCACCGCGACCGCGAAGATCGATTTCGACAAGCTGCTGGCGAAAGAGCGCAAGATGAACCCGCTGTGGTCGCTGTTCTCCGGCGTCCACGACGTGAAGGTGCTGACGCGCGCGTGGGGCAAGGACGGGATGGGGAACGTCCAGGTGCTGAAGGTGTGGTTCGACGGGCGCGAGATCCCGCGCTACCTGCTGGAGTTCTTCGTGGACCGCTACCTGAAGCCGAAGGTGCCGCAGGCGTCGCTCGACTCGCGCTTCAAGATGCCGGCGCGGATCTGGACGGCGACGGTGACGCGCGGGAAGACCACGCTGGTCCAGCGGTAGGTCGCTCCTGGCTCTTGGCTCTTGGCTGTCGGCTTGGCTAAAAGCGAACAGCCAAGAGCTAAGAGCGAATCTTTCCCTGTGTTATCGTCATCATTTCCCTAGTCATCTTCCGAGGACACAGGAAAGCCATGCCCCGCTTCGAATACCGCAACATCCAGCCAACGCCGGAGGCCGCGAAGGCCTACGCCGCGTGGATCGAGAAGCTGGATGCCGAGTTCCAGAACCGCGACGTGGACCACCGGTCGGTGGTCGTGCGGAACGCGCTGCACGAGCTGTACCTGGGCCGGCCGTACGCGCCGCCGGCGCCCGACATGCCGCTGGCGGTGCAGGCGCAGGTCCACTCGTTCGACCCGCGCAACGCCTCGCTCGAGCCGGAGTACTACGGCGACGTGGACGCCGCGAAGTACGCCGAGCGCAAGCCGCTCATCTGGTTCTGGATGATGTTCGACCGCTCGCCGGTGGGGCTGAACCACTGGCTGGGCTTCCGCGTGCGCGCGATGGTGGCGAAGCACGTGCTCAAGCACATCGGGAAGAACGTAAAGATATTCCACGGAGTGGAGGTCTCGTTCGGCTACAACCTGACGATCGAGGACGACTGCACCATCCACAAGTACGTGCTGCTGGACGACCGCGGGGAGATCGTCATCCACCAGGGCTGCTCGGTCTCGGATTACGCCAACGTGTACTCGCACGCGCACGACCTGAACGACGGGATGATCGTGGAGAACGAAGCGACCGAGATCGGGCCGAAGGCGCGCGTGACGTACCACGCGACGGTGCTGAGCGGGGTGAAGGTGGGCGAGCACGGGATCGTGGGGTCGATGGGCGTGGCGTCGAAGGACGTGGAGCCGTTCCACATCGTGGCCGGCATCCCGGCGAAGCCGGTGAAGGTGAAGAGCATCGCGCCGGACGCGGCGAAGCGCGCGTTCGAGGACAAGAAGATGGCGCAGAAGAAGTAGCGATGGACCTCTCCCACCTCGACATCTTCGTGAAAGTCGTGGTCTTCCTGCTGGCGATCAGCGTGCACGAGTCGGCGCACGCGTGGACGGCGGGGCGCTACGGCGATCCGACGGCGACGCTGCTGGGGCGCGTGTCGCTGAATCCCATCCGGCACATCGACATTTTCGGCACGATCATCCTGCCGGCCATCAGCATCTACAGCGGGCTGGGCGCATTCGGCTGGGCCAAGCCGACGCCGGTCGATCCGCGGAACTTCAAGGAGCCGGTGAAGGCGGACATCATGACGTCGGTGGCGGGGCCGGCTTCGAACTTCATGCTGGTATCGTTCGCGTTCTTCGGGTGCGCGGCCGTGCTGGCGACGGTGCCGCACGCGCACACGCTGTTCGTGCACGCGGTGAACCAGGCGCAGTCGCCGACGCGCGCGGTGGTGGCGGCGTCGGAGGTGTCGGCGCTGTTCCCGTTGATCCTGTTGTTCGTGGAAATGATCTTCATCAACGTGATCCTCGGCATCTTCAACCTGATCCCGCTGCCGCCGCTGGACGGCAGCCACGTGGTGCGGCACCTGATGCCGGAAGAGATGCGCCGGATCTACGACACGGTAGGAATGATCGGGCTGCTGGCGTTCGTGCTCTTCGGCAGCAAGATCCTGTGGATGCTGATCGCGCCCATCTTAGGTATCCTGTTCAACATCCTGTACAAGATCCCCCACGCGAATGGATAAGCCTCAACAGAATCGCCGCGTGCTGAGCGGCATGCGGCCCACCGGAAGCCTGCACCTCGGGCACTTCGTCGGCGCGCTCGACAACTGGGTGAAGCTGCAGGAGCAGTACGAGTGCTTCTTCTTCGTGGCCGACTGGCACGCGCTGACGACCGATTACGCCGACACCTCGCGCGTGAAGCAGAGCTCGGTGGACATCGTGCTCGACTGGCTGGCGGTGGGGCTCGACCCGGAGAAGTCGACCATCTTCATCCAGTCGCACGTGCCGCAGCACGCCGAGCTGCACCTGCTGTTCTCGATGGTCACGCCGCTGGGCTGGCTGGAGCGCGTGCCGTCCTATAAAGAGGTGCGCGAGAACCTCGCCGACCGCGACCTGAACACGTATGGGTTCCTGGGATATCCGCTGCTGCAGTCGGCGGACATCCTGATCTACCAGGCGGGGTACGTGCCGGTGGGGCAGGACCAGGTGGCGCACGTCGAGCTGACGCGCGAGGTCGCGCGGCGGTTCAACCAGTTCTATCCGCGCAAGGGTGGCGGCGAGGTCTTCCCCGAGCCGCAGCCGCTGCTGACCAAGTCGCCGAAGCTGCCGGGCACCGACGGCCGGAAGATGTCGAAGTCGTACGGGAACACCATCATGCTGACCGACCCCGAGCCGGTGGTGCGGCAGAAGCTGAAGCCGATGGTCACCGACCCGGCGCGCGTGCGGCGCACCGACCCGGGGAATCCTGACGTGTGCCCGGTGGGCGACCTGCACAAGATCTTCTCCAGCAAGGAGACGATGGAGAAGGTGTACGCCGGGTGCCGGTCGGCGGGCATCGGGTGCATCGAGTGCAAGGGCTGGGCGGCGGACGCGATCGTCCAGATCCTCACGCCCATGCAGGAGCGCCGGAAGAAGTACGAGAACGACCCCAAGCTGGCGTGGGACGTGCTGGAGGCCGGGTCGCAGAAGGCGGCGAAAGTCGCCGAGGCGACGATGGTGGAGGCGCGCGCGGCGATGAACATGAGCCGGGAGTTCGAGGCAGCGAAGCTCCAGAAGAAGGCCTGATCTGTTCGTTTGGTGGTCGGTGGTCAGTGGTCGGTACTCGGAAACGCAGAGGTTTTGTCACCGACCACCGTCCACCGACCACCCCGCCTGTGGAAAACAAGTTGGCTGGGCCGATTCCCTTCCGCGCTACTATTAGCTCAATGTCCGATACATCGGGGCTGCAGGCACAGACTCCGCCGCCGCAAAAGGCGAGCGATTTCCCGTTTGCCGTCACCGTCGCCGCGGTCTACGACGGGCCCCTCGACCTGCTGCTCGACCTGATCCGCAAGCAGGACATCGACATCTACGACATCCCCATCGCCATGATCACGGCGCAGTACCTGGCGTACGTGGAGCGCATCAAGCAGCTCGACGTGAACGTGGCCGCCGAGTTCATCTACATGGCGAGCGTGCTCATCCAGATCAAGAGCCGGATGCTGCTGCCGCGCGACCCCGAGGCCGCGGCGGAGCAGGAAGACCCGCGCGACGAGCTGGTCAACCGGCTGCTCGAGCACGAGAAGTACAAGAACGCGGCGCAGATGCTGTTGCAGCGGCAGGAGCTGGAGGGCGCGACCTGGTCGAACCCCTCGCTCAGGGAGTTCAAGGACGACGAGGGCGCGGAAGCCGAGCTGGCGGTCGACATGGTCGACCTGGTGAAGACCTTCCAGCAGATCCTGGAGCGGGCGAAGAACCGGCCCATCCTGCAGGTGAACGAGGAGACGGTCACCGTCAGCGAGATGATCGACTATATGCGGCGGCGGCTGCTGCTCGAAGACCGGCCCATCCGGCTGAAGCAGATGCTGGCCTCGGTGCACTCGCGCACGGCGCTGGTGTGCGCGTTCCTGGCGGTGCTGGAGCTGGTGCGGCTGCAGGCCATCCTGCTGCGGCAGGACCGCGTGTTCGGCGACATCCTGATCAAGAAGCACGCGATGTTCGATACCATCATGGCCGAGCAGGCCGCAGTGAGGGACGATTGGAAATAACGGACGAGATATTCGCTGCGGCGGCGAGCACGCTGCCGCAGGAGAAAGATCCGCTGATGAGCACGCTGAAGGGCAAAGTCGAAGCCATCATCTACGCCGCGGAAGAGCCGGTCACCATCGACCAGATGGCCAACGCGCTCAGGGACGTGGTCGACATCCCCGTGCCCGAGGCGGCGCCGCTGCCGCCCGACTCGAAGAAGAAGCTGCCCAAGGACCCGAAGCTGGCGGCGCTGAAGGACGCGATCCGCAACGCCATCCACGAGATCTCGCACGACTACTCGCTCTCCGACCGCGGCATCGAGGTGCGGCAGGTCGCGGGCGGCTACAAGATGGCGACCAAGCCCGAGCATCACGACGTGGTGCGGACGTTCGCGAAGTCGCTGAAGCCGCCGGTGCGGCTCTCGCTGCAGGCGCTCGAGACGCTGGCGGTCATCGC
Proteins encoded in this window:
- a CDS encoding acyltransferase, whose translation is MPRFEYRNIQPTPEAAKAYAAWIEKLDAEFQNRDVDHRSVVVRNALHELYLGRPYAPPAPDMPLAVQAQVHSFDPRNASLEPEYYGDVDAAKYAERKPLIWFWMMFDRSPVGLNHWLGFRVRAMVAKHVLKHIGKNVKIFHGVEVSFGYNLTIEDDCTIHKYVLLDDRGEIVIHQGCSVSDYANVYSHAHDLNDGMIVENEATEIGPKARVTYHATVLSGVKVGEHGIVGSMGVASKDVEPFHIVAGIPAKPVKVKSIAPDAAKRAFEDKKMAQKK
- a CDS encoding segregation/condensation protein A — its product is MSDTSGLQAQTPPPQKASDFPFAVTVAAVYDGPLDLLLDLIRKQDIDIYDIPIAMITAQYLAYVERIKQLDVNVAAEFIYMASVLIQIKSRMLLPRDPEAAAEQEDPRDELVNRLLEHEKYKNAAQMLLQRQELEGATWSNPSLREFKDDEGAEAELAVDMVDLVKTFQQILERAKNRPILQVNEETVTVSEMIDYMRRRLLLEDRPIRLKQMLASVHSRTALVCAFLAVLELVRLQAILLRQDRVFGDILIKKHAMFDTIMAEQAAVRDDWK
- the trpS gene encoding tryptophan--tRNA ligase; the protein is MDKPQQNRRVLSGMRPTGSLHLGHFVGALDNWVKLQEQYECFFFVADWHALTTDYADTSRVKQSSVDIVLDWLAVGLDPEKSTIFIQSHVPQHAELHLLFSMVTPLGWLERVPSYKEVRENLADRDLNTYGFLGYPLLQSADILIYQAGYVPVGQDQVAHVELTREVARRFNQFYPRKGGGEVFPEPQPLLTKSPKLPGTDGRKMSKSYGNTIMLTDPEPVVRQKLKPMVTDPARVRRTDPGNPDVCPVGDLHKIFSSKETMEKVYAGCRSAGIGCIECKGWAADAIVQILTPMQERRKKYENDPKLAWDVLEAGSQKAAKVAEATMVEARAAMNMSREFEAAKLQKKA
- a CDS encoding AsmA family protein, whose translation is MLRTKRARAAAAIVVLVLCGIFVPPYVTLDRFKANVTQMISDSLGRKVSVGAITLRLIPQPGLDLTDFQVEEDAAFSAEPMLRADEVTAYLRLTALWQGRFEIARLSLKNPSLNLVRNAQGDWNIESLLARATQVPAAPTAKRKPEARPRFPYIEADAGRINLKLGQEKKAYALSEADFALWLAGEGEWRMRLEARPIRTDANLSDTGTIRVEGAATRAATLRDTAVRFDYEWEKAQLGNLSQLVRGRDLGWRGSLTINGSLAGTPRELLLSAQAGLRDFRRYDILAGDELNADLRCSARYLGDTQTLAAIDCRLPVSNGEVAARGMVSGLLGPRTWELSVAATSVPASEVLRLARHMKKDMGDLSASGTVDAAFSYRPLGGGHAWSGGGATSVVRFSGKPLPTPFEVAPIRFALAPVPDPLFHTPASPFRRKALPQEGPTVTRLTVQPINVSLGGAMPAAIEARFDREAFQMTVRGDAELGRATVIAAAFGLRPPQTGATGSARLDLALNGDWSGFAPPSATGSVQLRNVSAEIKGLNAPVEITSGALTLSPAGIDVANLNARFANGVALQGSLHLPRGCSTLLNCPVRFAFTAPALNLDELNRLLNPRFHAQPWYHFFVGSTQTTGMKRLEAEGTLATPRLVIKSATVNRFACSVKFSGGKLWLKDATGELYGGRHKGEWTADFSGNTPVYEGKGTLERVDVAQLATAMRDNWGAGLVWGEYVFSASGDTATELGTSAVGELRFDWRNGMLRHVGLHTAAPLRIRKFAGTVALREARLVFDAGRMETPEGIYTVSGSSTFARALDFKVEGATRSYVVGGTLERPRVTTPPPTEAVLKQ
- a CDS encoding site-2 protease family protein encodes the protein MDLSHLDIFVKVVVFLLAISVHESAHAWTAGRYGDPTATLLGRVSLNPIRHIDIFGTIILPAISIYSGLGAFGWAKPTPVDPRNFKEPVKADIMTSVAGPASNFMLVSFAFFGCAAVLATVPHAHTLFVHAVNQAQSPTRAVVAASEVSALFPLILLFVEMIFINVILGIFNLIPLPPLDGSHVVRHLMPEEMRRIYDTVGMIGLLAFVLFGSKILWMLIAPILGILFNILYKIPHANG
- the scpB gene encoding SMC-Scp complex subunit ScpB, translated to MEITDEIFAAAASTLPQEKDPLMSTLKGKVEAIIYAAEEPVTIDQMANALRDVVDIPVPEAAPLPPDSKKKLPKDPKLAALKDAIRNAIHEISHDYSLSDRGIEVRQVAGGYKMATKPEHHDVVRTFAKSLKPPVRLSLQALETLAVIAYKQPVTLPEINEIRNVDSSGVIGTLLDRKLITTAGRKDVVGRPILYKTTKDFLMRFGLKDVGELPSVEEFEKLGAGGDQPDLFTSHMDSDATGVPDVPAELDTTPEVEPAQ